GGCTTAGCACGATGTCATTTGGATTAGTCCAAAGCTGTAGAGCTCGTTCGATTACGTCAAGTTGCAAAGGACATATATGCCTTTCGTCTCTATCATCCCGGGCTGGTTTACGGTTTAAGGTATTACTCTGTTTGATATCCATCCAGACCGGAGATGCATATCTACGCCATACTTGATGAGAATAAACTGGGTCTTTATTGTAGGCTTCGTGTTTTGCATAGGCATCAGCATCTGGTACAGGTCTTTCAATCTTGGGAGCGTCAGGCTCGTTTTCCCCTACAAAGCTTGTAAACCCTTCAGGATGTGCTATTAATTCTGGATTTTTCCCTGGCTTTCTCATGGTTACCAGATAATCTGGTAGTCCTTGACGACAAAGTGACGAATCCTTTTGTATTTGCTTATGTAGTAGGCCTAAGGCTTTTGTTCGTGTTGCTTCTACCAGAGGATCCTTCCATATCACTACCTTAGAATGATAGATGAAGTCTCCTGATTGAAATATTTTTATTAAATCCCCAGGAAAATCCTTCAAGCCTATATACCCATCTCTTTCCTTCATAGCTGGGATATCCATACAGTGAAAACTTAATAGTCTTCCGGGCATAAGCACCCGATATAATTCAGCAACTAAAAACTCAAAGTTCAAGTAAAATTCATCCTCTGACCTGCAGTTTCCCATATCTCTCTCGCTGTTACTATATGTATAAAGTGACGCAAAAGGTGGACTAAAAACACTGTAATGGATGCTGTTATCTGGTATTCCTTTCAAGACCTCGATGCAGTCTCCGTGGTACATAACCCATCTTTCTGTCAATGTCTGATTAAAAACTTGCTGCACTTTTTATCATCTCCTCCCATTGAGGCAGTTTTATTTTCATTTGCGGATTATATGGGGTTGTTATCCTCTTTATAGATTGTAATTCTTTCTTTGTAATCTCCTTGGTGTACTCGATCATTGCATTTTGCATCTTTAAAGAATCAGATGTCTTTCTCTCAATGTTATCCTTAACACACCCTTCCTTAGCACTAATAACTATATGAACATTTACAGGCTTTTTCTGTCCAAAACGGTAACATCGCCTTACCGCCTGGTAGTATTGTTCGTAACTGTCCGACAATCCAACGAAAATCATATCTGAACAGGTCTGCCAGTTCATACCAAACCCCGCAATTGAGGGCTTAGTTACAAGGTCTTTAACCTCACCTTTGGAGAAACCAAGCATGGCTGTTTTCTTATGTTCAGGTGAATCACTACCTTTTACCTCAACTGCTCCCGGTATAGCGTTCTTAAGCATTTCAGATTCAGAGTTCAAATCACACCATATGAGACATTGACCATCTACACTTTGAGCTATGTCAGCAGCTTTTTTAACTCTTAAGTCAATACTATCCTTCCTAGCCTGTCTGCGTTGAGTAAGTGTAAGTGGTTCTCTTATGGGTTCATCCCCATCTACTATGTGCTCATGGATAATGAGCTTCGGCAGGATATAGTTAGTTCCATCATATCCAAGATCAGCAGGATTACTGAGGAAGATAGACCATGATGCCATCCATTGCCAGAATACGTCCTCCGCATGTCTCTTTAGTCTCCATTTAGAGGTATTTCCGCCATCATGCACGAAGTACATTGAGAGCATTTCTGCCCGGCTCATGATTCCTAGGAATTCACAGTGATTCCCCATCTCCATAAAGTCATTTGGTGCAGGAGTAGCTGTACAGGCTAGCCTAAAAGGAGTTTGAGAAAAATTCTCTATAATCTGATTTCTCATTTTTGAATTGTAGTTTTTAAGTATTGAGGATTCATCCAGAATAATACCGTCAAATTTATTTGCTACAAAGTGATTCAGCATTTCATAATTTGTGATGTTAATACCCGGCTTTACATCTGACTGACTGCGACATACAGTTACTGGGATATTAAACTTTTCAGCTTCTCTCTTAGTTTGTTCTGCCACAGCTAAGGGAGCCAGAAGGAGGACATTTCCGCCTGTATAATCGTGAACCTGATAACCCCACTCAAGCTGCATAGGGGTCTTACCAAGACCACAGTCAGCAAATATGGCACTTTTACCTCTAGCCAGAGAGCATCT
This genomic stretch from Ruminiclostridium cellulolyticum H10 harbors:
- a CDS encoding DNA-methyltransferase yields the protein MQQVFNQTLTERWVMYHGDCIEVLKGIPDNSIHYSVFSPPFASLYTYSNSERDMGNCRSEDEFYLNFEFLVAELYRVLMPGRLLSFHCMDIPAMKERDGYIGLKDFPGDLIKIFQSGDFIYHSKVVIWKDPLVEATRTKALGLLHKQIQKDSSLCRQGLPDYLVTMRKPGKNPELIAHPEGFTSFVGENEPDAPKIERPVPDADAYAKHEAYNKDPVYSHQVWRRYASPVWMDIKQSNTLNRKPARDDRDERHICPLQLDVIERALQLWTNPNDIVLSPFAGIGSEVYKAVQMGRRAVGIELKESYYTQAVINCRSLEPELDFLD
- a CDS encoding DEAD/DEAH box helicase: MDYNSFLLKKRFILESSGFEINKYDLNLMLYEFQCDIVRCSLARGKSAIFADCGLGKTPMQLEWGYQVHDYTGGNVLLLAPLAVAEQTKREAEKFNIPVTVCRSQSDVKPGINITNYEMLNHFVANKFDGIILDESSILKNYNSKMRNQIIENFSQTPFRLACTATPAPNDFMEMGNHCEFLGIMSRAEMLSMYFVHDGGNTSKWRLKRHAEDVFWQWMASWSIFLSNPADLGYDGTNYILPKLIIHEHIVDGDEPIREPLTLTQRRQARKDSIDLRVKKAADIAQSVDGQCLIWCDLNSESEMLKNAIPGAVEVKGSDSPEHKKTAMLGFSKGEVKDLVTKPSIAGFGMNWQTCSDMIFVGLSDSYEQYYQAVRRCYRFGQKKPVNVHIVISAKEGCVKDNIERKTSDSLKMQNAMIEYTKEITKKELQSIKRITTPYNPQMKIKLPQWEEMIKSAASF